CCAGTTAATTTATctcattttgtcattttgtacCAATAATCCACTGGATTATTCAATGACAGCAATTTTTACCTGTTGTAATAAGCCCGAGTCCTTCTCCAAAATGCAGGCATCAATTGGAATGCTCTGAAACAAAAGAAGAGTGAAGGATGAGCAAAATGGTGTATTTTCCACATAACAAATTACTAGGGAAATAACACCCCTGGATTCAAATTATTGGAAGTATACAAATTCCACAAAGTTCATGCTAACCAAGGAACTATACTAACTTTACTGTGGCTTGTTCTGCTACTTTCACAGTAAAGTTGTGCCCTTGTGAATTGATAGTTTATAAAAGTACATTTGTTGTTTCTGTGGTACATTACATATAATCTGGTGCCACAGTGATTTAAAATACAGCAGTAAGAGAATAAATGGGTtggataataaaaaatattgcatCTAAATTTCAGTTTTAACCTTTCCTCGTAGATCGAGTCATATGCTGGTAGCGTGACATCATTATTTAGCCTTTAGGTTAGGCTGTATTTCTTACAAGTATATTCAAGTTAACTTTTACACTGTGTATGATTGTGTTTAAGGTTAATGACTTTATTCATTTCATGAAACAgtgtacaaataaaacaaataatcactttgaaacattgaaaaataaatgatgTAAAGTGGTACTTTCCTTATATCAGtggaataatataataatagaaTGTGAAAAGTAAGAATGTTGCAAGAAATGCAACAAGTTCAGAAACAGAGCCTTAATTAATTACTCAcctttaaaattgtatttacaCTTTGTAGGGATGAACAACAAATGTGACGCCATGTTAATTGGAAGTACCATGGAAATAAGATTTCTTAACATGAGATTCAAGTCTTTTAGTAGAAACATAATTACCTGTTTCTGTGCGGTGAAGATAACATTCATTAGATTCATATACTGAGAAGCATTGTCATCTGCAGCTTTAATGACCTGCAACAAATTGTGAACCCACATTAAAGCcataatacactttcggtaaacagtattgtccaagtccaacacttcatgtatcacaacttatgtataaaataacaaacctgtgaaaattaaggctcaatcggtcaacggagtcgggagaaaataacgggaaacccactcttgtttccgcacgtttcgccgtgtacgtttcgacatgtgtttaaaataaatccgtaattctcgctgtcgagaatttatattgttttaatgttttctcaaaagtaaagcatttcatggaacaatatttcaagaaaagtctttcaccattaccttctgtaaaccctgtaaattatttgtaaatctgtgaacttttttttttttctgtaccgaaagtgtaatggctttaatacaacCTTTAGTTTTACAAACTTTCCGTTACTTCAGAAGTATTGATGAACTGATTCCCTTATACTAACTGTATAATGTTAAACTACACACTAATTATACATTGATCTGAATATGTTGCATGATATATTTAAATGCTCTAAAACTACCAGCATAACAAGCTCTCTAGTACCTTTGTCTAGGTGTCCCTCCAAAGTATTCTCAATGTCTTATAAACTGTCTTATTGAAATGGGAATTGTTTCAGTGCTGAGGTACATGTACTTACCAATAGCCTTGAATTAATCTTCTGTCCAGCTAAAACATaaaacagattaaaaataaaattgttataaTCAATTCATCACAATTTCAATGAAAAACAAAGAcccaaaatgaagaaaaaaaacaacaacacacatACAATGTTGATTATCTCAGAAAATACCATAACAATCTTGAAAACTAACAACAAGCCGTTCTAACATGTATCCctagtgctttatcacaccaGAAGGCATCTCTATGCACTCTTTAGTTTTTTGTTCCAGATATGCAACTAAGTTTGAAATAACTATCAGATCTGTTAATCAACCTAGCACCATATGTAACAATTTACATTAGATGCGAAGTGTAATTTGCAGCCAACCATACTAGAAAACACCAGGCAAaccctgggttcttttatgtgcactacACAACGCACAGGACATACAGCTTTACTCCCACCCACAGAACGATGGGGTAACAATTCATTATCCTGCTTAAGGATGGAAGTGTCAAGACTTGGACtggaaccctcactctgctgatgTATAAAGTTTTCCTATAACAGACTAAGCTACTATACTTGAGCATACCTTGGCATGCTTAGCTTCTATACTTGAGCCTACCTTGGCATGCTTAGCTTCTATACTTGAGCCTACCTTGGCATGCTTAGCTACTATACTTGAGCCTACATTGGCATGCTTAGCTACTATACTTGAGCCTACCATGGCATGCTAAGCTACTATACTTGAGCCTACCTTGGCATGCTAAGCTACTATACTTGAGCCTACCTTggcatgcttagctactttactTGAGCCTACCTTGGCATGCTTAGCTTCTATACTTGAGCCTACCTTGGCATGCTTAGCTACTATACTTGAGCCTACATTGGCATGCTTAGCCTCTATACTTGAGCCTACCTTGGCATGCTAAGCTACTATACTTGAGCCTACCTTGGCATGCTTAGCTACTATACTTGAGCCTACCTTGGCATGCTTAGCTACTATACTTGAGCCTACCTTGGCATGCTTAGCTACTATACTTGAGCCTACCTTggcatgcttagctactttactTGAGCCTACCTTGGCATGCTTAGCTACTATACTTAAGCCTACCATggcatgcttagctactttactTGAGCATACCTTGGCATGCTTAGCTACTATACTTGAGCCTACCTTggcatgcttagctactttactTGAGCCTACCTTGGCATGCTTAGCTACTATACTTGAGCCTACCTTggcatgcttagctactttactTGAGCCTACCTTGGCATGCTAAGCTACTATACTTAAGCCTACCATGGCATGCTTAGCTACTATACTTGAGCATACCTTGGCATGCTTAGCTTCTATACTTGAGCCTACCTTGGCAAGCTTAGCTTCTATACTTGAGCCTACCTTggcatgcttagctactttactTGAGCCTACCTTGGCATGCTTAGCTACTATACTTGAGCCTACCATGGCATGCTTAGCTTCTATACTTGAGCCTACCTTGGCATGCTAAGCTACTATACTTGAGCCTACCTTGGCATGCTTAGCTTCTATACTTGAGCCTACCTTggcatgcttagctactttactTGAGCCTACCTTGGCATGCTTAGCTACTATACTTGAGCCTACCATGGCATGCTTAGCTTCTATACTTGAGCCTACCTTGGCATGCTAAGCTACTATACTTGAGCCTACCTTggcatgcttagctactttactTGAGCCTACCTTGGCATGCTTAGCTACTATACTTGAGCCTACCTTGGCATGCTTTTTGAACTCTGTGGATATCATTTTATAGAGCTTAGCTACTATACTTGACCCTACTTTGccatgcttagctactttactTGACCCTACCTTGccatgcttagctactttactTGAGCCTACCTTGGCATTCTTTTTGAACTCTGTGGATATCATTTTATAGAGCTTAGCTACTATACTTGACCCTACCTTGccatgcttagctactttactTGAGCCTACCTTGACATGCTGAGCTACTATACTTGAGCCCACCTTGGCATGCTTATCTATATACTTGAGCCTGCACGCTTTTTGAAATCTGTGGATATCATTTTATAGAGCTTAGCTACTATACTTGAACCTACCTTGGCATGCTTGGCTACTATACTTGAGCCTACCTTGGCATGCTTATCCACTATACTTAAGCCTACATTGGCATGCTTATGTAGCTACTATACTTGAGCCTACCTAGGCATGCTTATCCACTATACTTAAGCCTACATTGGCATGCTTATGTAGCTACTATACTTGAGCCTACCTAGGCATGCTTATCCACTATACTTAAGCCTACATTGGCATGCTTATGTAGCTACTATACTTGAGCCTACCTAGGCATGCTTATCCACTATACTTAAGCCTACATTGGCATGCTTATGTAGCTACTATACTTGAGCCTACCTTGGCATGCTTATCCACTATACTTAAGCCTACATTGGCATGCTTATGTAGCTACTATACTTGAGCCTACCTTGGCATGCTTATCTACTATACTTAAGCCTACATTGGCATGCTTATGTAGCTACTATACTCGAGCCTACCTTGGCATGCTTTTTGAACCCTGTGGACATCTGAGAAACATAAGCAAGTCAAAGAACTTTTCATTGCAAGATAAGTCATtagtagaaagaaaaacaatattaacaCTACATAATCATGCTCACTGATGACTATACTCTGTGTAAGAGTACACATACCATAAAGCAAGATATAGAATACTTTGCAGAATCGTACTCGCTGATCAATATACTCTGTGTAACAGTACACATTCCATATAGCAAGATATAGAATACTTTGCAGAATCGTACTCGCTGATCAATATACTCTGTGTAACAGTACAGATGCCATAAAGCAAGATATAAAAAACTTTGCAAAATCGTACTCGCTGATCAATATACTCTGTGTAACAGTACTTTACCATATACCAAGATATAGAATACTTTGCAGAATCGTACTCGCTGATCAATATGCTCTGTGTAACAGTTCACATACCATAAAGCAAGATATAGAATACATTGCAGAATCATACTGGCAGATCAATATACTCTGTGTAACAGTACACAAACCATAAATCAAGCTATAGAATACATTGCAGAATCATACTGGCTGATCAATATACTCTGTGTAACAGTACACAAACCATAAAGCAAGATATAGAATACTTTGTAGAATCATACTGGCTGATCAATATCCTCTGTGTAACAGTACACAAACCATAAAGCAAGCTATAGAATACATTGCAGAATCATACTGGCTGATCAATATACTCTGTGTAACAGTACACAAACCATAAAGCAAGATATAGAATACTTTGTAGAATCATACTGGCTGATCAATATCCTCTGTGTAACAGTACACAAACCATAAAGCAAGCTATAGAATACATTGCAGAATCATACTGGCTGATCAATATGCTCGGTGTAACAGTTCACATACCATAAAGCAAGGTAAAGAATACTTTGCAGAATCATACTGGCTGATCAATATACTCTGTGCAACAGTACACATACCATAAAGCAAGCTATAGAATACTTTGCAGAATCATACTAGCTGATCAATATGCTCTGTGTAACAGTACACATACCATAAAGCAAGATATAGAATACTTCGCAGAATCATACTAGCTGATCAATATGCTCTGTGTAACAGTACACATACCATAAAGCAAGGTATAGAATACTTTGCAGAATCATACTGGCTTATCAATATACTCGGTGTAACAGTACACATACCATAAAGCAAGATATAGAATACTTTGCAGAATCATACTGGCTGATCAATATACTCTGTGTAACAGTACACATACCATAAAGCAAGATATAGAATACTTTGTAGAATCGTACTCGCTGATCAATATGCTCTGTGTAACAGTACACATTCCATAAAGCAAGATATAGAATACTTTGCCGAATCATAGGCGCTGATCAATATATACTCTGTGTAACAGTAAGCAAGATATAAAATACTTTGCAGAATCATACTCGCTGATCAATATAATCTGTGTAACGTACACATACCAAAAAGCATGATAAAAAACACTTTGCAGAATCAAACTTGCTGATCAATATATACTCTGTAACACTACACATATAATAATAAGCGAAGCGAAGCCGAGGGCATAGCCATGGTTTTGCATCACCGAGTGCCTATAATCTTAACTGTGCCCTGATTATTAAGCAGTCATCTATCttttatataccgaataaagattcATCTATTCATCAACACTGACTACGGTGAAAGGTCGGTTGCAAAATAAAGTTTTGCCGTGACACGGAACGCTAGTCATACATTATACATATCATAGTTGCGTTATTTCCAGGGTGGGCATAGTCAATTGACTATACCCCGGGCATAGTCACAATGACGTCATCTTGGTAGAAAAagggggcatagctatttccatgactccataTTTATTCAATCagatcttcttcttttttaggaTTCTATACATGAGGTATATTAAGCATGATATAAAATATTTAAGACTGAAAGGATACAACAAAGTCCCATTGCAAGAGAACCAGCAAGCAATGTATCTGTATGCCCAACAGTAGGATCTGCAaagaaattatgaaagaaagatTGGTACAAATAGTTATTATGCTTTCAATCTCGTTTCCATTGATAGTGGTGGGACATTTTTGCTAAGaattcaaaaaagaaatttaatCTAATATATGAAATTAACACCAGTGGCAGTTTGGCTAAAATTACAAGTAGTTTTCTAAAACCATTTCAGTAATCAACTGCTTCGAAGCAAAgtgcagcgaaacagctcttgcttttgtaatagttttttgtttagatttgtttttttatttgtctgttttaGAGTTCTGGAAGTCATTCAAATAACACGTGTGCGTTCTAAGCAATGTTTACATTGTTCCCAATCAAGCATTAATTATGTAATGAAACTTTAAGCAATGAAAAGCATTGGTGCAATAGTGTTCTTAAAAGAgggatgtcataatgacatcctgtGACTTCTTCTTAAAGATTTATATTTTAactatttgaaaatgttgatcAAATTAGCCACAAGAGACTATAGGACTCTGTTTGCAAGATTGGGAAGGGATTAATTAGGGGTTTATTTTATTCAGTGTGCGTGACCTCATGACCTCTACTTACGGTTAGGGTCGAAACCAGAAGTCCCCATGtcattagccttgctcaaggcagtcgaattattcactccgaaaaaagaccgccgctgtataaaaacccacctgtattcactgtgcgtaaaacccacccgtattcactgtgcgtaacatcgcacgacacgatgcccccgtacactatccgcatgcggaggccgtcaggccgacagccttgtaggatctgtgttgaagccactgacctcattactataataagcgaagagttcccacggtcagctcattaccataatgcccgcgaaagacgagacatgtttacctcacacaccaccaccacggacgcatgatagggtccaaaggtcgtgataagggaagtgcgtgattggacgtcaaaataaataattcatttgcctcacatcctgtgttgtctgataggtctgacgaacgatatacatattcatgagctgcatactagcatatcctcgagcccccccaatttcgtccactattggaattttttcaatacaacacattaaaacgggaagatacagatccgacaaggctgtcggcctgacggcctccgcatgcggttagtggtgtacgagtgcgatgacttgtgcgaacagtattcgtgcgatgtgacagtgtgtatacgggttggtcattcggtgtgatcgcacacaccatgcacagggtatacggcgggtgggtttacagctgcgtcttttcggagcgaataatgcgactgccttgagcaaggctaccatGTCATTTAAAAGTGGCAAAAGTAATGAAGTTGCTTTTAGCGATATCAATGTACGATCAGggtctaaaaacaaaatattccaatgacgtcataattcacAAGAGCGCCCTCTAAGGTCAAAATGCACTTTGAGAAGATGTGAGATTTTTGTAAATGCTTCAAAATTGATACACTTTATGACCGTCAAACAGCCAACATATTGATGTTATTTTGGTGTCATCATTTGTGAGGTTATATTACCTTAAAGGTACAGTTTTGCAGGATATACACACATTATAAATCTGATCTCAAAAAGCATTATTTATTGTATTAGTAACTtgattatgtacatgtacacgctgTAAGACTTTCATATTCAGACAGCTTGAAGATGTTATCGGCCAAACAGCAATGAGTCTAGATTTGTGGTGCTAACAAAGGTCATCAAAGATGGCTTATTTTCATCAAACttggaagaaacaaaacaatctcAAACATTGGACTTTAAGCTTACTTTCTACAATGAGCTTTCTGATTTCCTCTTGCACTGTGTCGTTGATATTAGCAAAGTGTTCATATTTCCCATCTCGCACTTCTCTTCCTCCATCATCTGCTTTAACATCAGCCTCTCTTCCAGGATAAAGAAAGCGACTAAGACAAAAAAGTAAGACAGGTCAGTAAGATTTGATGGTTTGCACATTGTAGTACTTAAACATGGGTTGACACTAAAAACATCTCAGAAATCTATTCTTGGAAGATATGATAGCAGGCCTAAAACTTTACACTGGAACACATGCCCAAGGACAGCAGTTTTAGTGTCTGCCTCAGTATTAACTCATAACTGGCGTGGGCCAGCAGAATTGTGTTTTTCTATTCAATCATAAAAGCAGTGTAATAATTCTTTAACAAATACaagttatattcaaatgttgagtttgagtctgaTTGATACAAGCATTTGCTACAGAGTAATGAAGTATGTAAACAAGAACAAGATAAATCTTCTCTCATACTGTGTATGTCATAgcgcttgttcaaataaaaacagtatgCATGTTAAACTGTTCCTGTCTTGTTAAAGAATCTGGGCCACTAAATATTTTGAGCAACAAGTCCTTTGGTCTTGTCGATCTTCTCCTCAAATTCGAGCCCTGGAGAGTTTGTAAAACTTGTTGTAAGAATGTGGGATTTggatataaatataataataataataataatttggggggctaatcatccttactcgcagctaagtgctgaattgcgaaggacgcggctacaacgtgttcgagaagcaggtatgcaagggcgcctttggctgccagccacatcaacccattatgaccacggagcacagccaagatcgaaagtgtttgatttttcccgagggaggaaaaccggatgttctggaaaaccctcgtggcacagcagagaaccaacgcacaactcaactcacatatggccccgtccgggaatcgaaccggggtcaccttggtgagaggctagcgctttacgcacacgccaaccatgccacccatgCAACCattaagacttgtaatgcgcacatatgggcaattccatggtAACTCGTGCTACACTTTATCGTGTCATTTTTCATATTTCAGGCTCCAGTTATTAAACATATTTGATTTGAATCTTAATGTTTTGAATTTGGAAAGCCCACATCTAAGGCTAGATCCTCATAGTAATTTGACGAGTAAAAAATTCATTGTTGTATGCATGGGACCGCTCTGAATATCGGTAACTTGTGCTACGAGCAGAGGACATGCTAAAAAATTACTCAATTTTAATTTTACCGTGtcctaaaacaaaaaccaatcaaGTCTAATTGATTAAGATGAGTAACTACTATGCCTAAGTTTGGTATGGTATACCTTAGAAAGATGTGCTCTTCTTAATTTCACATTGACATGCAAAAAACATGGTAACTCGTGCTACAGTAACTCGTGCTACAGTTTGTCCGGACATTAACAAAATACTATTGtttcacaaaatatcaaagtttCTTAAATAGAATTCCTCAGCAACTTGTAAAATGATAAAATATAgcttttttaagtaaaaatttaaaaaaaattacacaaaaacagTGCGTTTGTACAAAacgtacaaaatgtacatgtgacacTCAGTGACATCACAAAGAAGTGTGAAATACATGTATCCATAGTTTGCATTTTTGATCAGTTGAATCATGGAGCAAGTGCTCCATGGTTGAATTTTAACTTACAACAACTGATTTTGGCATATGAAAGAAAAGTTCTTACAATATCAAGTAGCCTAAATCTATTCAAGAATCTTGTGAAGTTCGGACCACGGTTTTAACGTTCTTTCACACTTTTATTCTTTTGATTTTTCAGAATGTTTTAAATCATCCT
Above is a genomic segment from Asterias amurensis chromosome 6, ASM3211899v1 containing:
- the LOC139939161 gene encoding general transcription factor IIH subunit 3-like isoform X3 translates to MLTQCGGDFKMVQMIKGRFLYPGREADVKADDGGREVRDGKYEHFANINDTVQEEIRKLIVENPTVGHTDTLLAGSLAMGLCYVHRVQKACQAGQKINSRLLVIKAADDNASQYMNLMNVIFTAQKQSIPIDACILEKDSGLLQQACDITNGVYLQIPQINGLLQYLLWVFLPDPSLRETLVLPPSIHVDYRAACFCHRTLIDIGYVCSVCLSIFCTYSPICSTCHTAFKLKTAPVLRAKKKKKTSLPAT